One genomic segment of Arachis duranensis cultivar V14167 chromosome 4, aradu.V14167.gnm2.J7QH, whole genome shotgun sequence includes these proteins:
- the LOC107484338 gene encoding uncharacterized protein At4g06744 has product MENSSGISTTLFITFLLLIPSCCVIFVNCKTLESSSLSLDLTIPDILGFLDERLALIFPIIQAFKTTITSDPLGITSTWSGPNICNYTGFYCDNPPDNKTAVTVASIDFNGFQLSAPSLDGFIDQLSDLAIFHANSNNFSGTISPNVAKLKFLYELDLSNNLLSGVFPVSVLNMPTLSFLDIRYNLFSGTVPPSIFTQALDVLFLNNNNFALTLPNNLGDTKALYLTLANNKFTGPIPRSIRKASATLTEVLFLNNLLTGCLPYEIGFLKKATLFDAGNNLLTGPLPSSLGCLESVEQLNLARNQLYGQIPEVVCALGNLANLSLSYNYFTKVGPLCRNMIKKGVADVRKNCISGLPNQRSAQECFAFFLSRRSCGNPAWFNFLPCKIPPWKKPNSESNSTVTTTTKRNLLSYSAPFRNRLLL; this is encoded by the exons ATGGAAAATAGTTCAGGAATTTCAACAACATTGTTCATCACCTTTTTACTACTAATTCCTTCTTGTTGTGTTATCTTTGTGAATTGCAAAACCCTTGAAAGTTCATCACTATCACTAGATTTGACGATCCCAGACATTTTAGGGTTCTTAGACGAGAGACTAGCTCTTATATTCCCAATAATTCAAGCATTCAAGACCACAATAACTTCTGACCCGTTGGGTATAACCTCAACATGGAGTGGTCCAAACATATGCAACTACACTGGCTTCTACTGCGACAACCCACCGGACAACAAAACCGCCGTAACCGTCGCATCCATAGATTTCAACGGCTTCCAGCTCTCCGCTCCGTCCCTCGACGGCTTCATAGACCAGCTCTCGGACTTGGCAATATTTCACGCCAACTCCAACAACTTCTCTGGCACCATTTCTCCGAACGTAGCAAAACTAAAGTTCCTGTACGAACTGGACTTGAGTAACAACCTCCTCTCCGGCGTGTTCCCCGTTTCCGTTCTCAACATGCCCACATTGTCCTTTCTCGACATAAG GTACAATTTGTTTTCCGGAACAGTGCCACCCAGCATATTTACCCAAGCTTTGGACGTACTTTTTCTGAACAACAACAATTTTGCCCTGACTCTTCCCAACAACTTAGGGGACACAAAGGCTCTCTACCTAACTCTCGCAAACAACAAATTCACCGGCCCCATTCCACGAAGCATCAGAAAAGCCTCGGCCACGCTGACCGAGGTTCTCTTCCTCAACAACCTCCTGACCGGTTGCCTGCCCTATGAGATCGGGTTCTTGAAAAAGGCCACCCTATTCGACGCCGGAAACAACCTCCTCACAGGGCCGTTGCCGTCCTCCTTGGGCTGCTTGGAGAGCGTGGAGCAGCTAAACCTAGCCAGGAATCAGTTGTACGGACAAATTCCGGAAGTGGTGTGCGCACTTGGTAACTTGGCGAATTTGTCACTGTCCTATAACTACTTCACCAAGGTGGGACCACTGTGCAGGAATATGATTAAGAAGGGTGTTGCTGATGTGAGGAAGAACTGTATTTCGGGGCTTCCGAATCAGAGATCGGCGCAGGAGTGTTTTGCGTTTTTCTTGTCGCGGAGAAGTTGCGGGAACCCGGCGTGGTTTAACTTCTTACCGTGTAAGATTCCGCCGTGGAAGAAACCTAATAGTGAGAGCAATAGTACAGTAACAACGACGACGAAGAGGAATTTGCTTTCATATTCTGCTCCTTTCAGAAATAGATTGCTTTTGTAG